Proteins encoded together in one Zerene cesonia ecotype Mississippi chromosome 22, Zerene_cesonia_1.1, whole genome shotgun sequence window:
- the LOC119836085 gene encoding macro domain-containing protein RSc0334-like — protein sequence MELFVKSFNRITVITSQKRCFSSLIHKMTSQSKWMVEKNRILSLPIEEKRKLYKSEDYVTVHQVDPWCSYVIKNKDVENKKHTIDDLNEFRKIKIDPEKNKALAEKVSIYRGDITKLEIDAIVNAANSRLKAGGGVDGAIHRAAGPLLQEECNSIGGCNTGDAQITGGYDLPARYVIHTVGPQNGSAPNLQSCYEKCFSLQNQHRITSIAFPCISTGIYGFPNRLAAHIALRTTRKFLEGNDEVDRVIFCTFMPIDVDIYETLMQMYFPVHEWNYNDGAAVSEF from the exons atggaattatttgttaaaagctTTAACCGGATTACAGTTATTACCTCGCAAAAACGCTGTTTTTCTTCTTTGATCCACAAGATGACTTCGCAGTCGAAGTGGATGGTTGAAAAGAATAGAATCTTATCTTTACCAATAGAAGAGAAgagaaaactttataaatcCGAAGATTACGTTACCGTTCATCAAGTTGATCCCTGGTGTAGTtatgttatcaaaaataaagacGTGGAAAACAAGAAACATACAATTGATGACCTCAACGAGTTTCGAAAGATAAAAATAGACCCTGAAAAGAATAAGGCATTGGCTGAAAAAGTCTCTATATATAGAGGAGATATTACAAAGTTAGAG ATAGATGCAATTGTAAATGCAGCAAATTCTCGCTTGAAAGCTGGAGGTGGTGTTGACGGAGCAATCCATAGAGCGGCAGGACCTCTACTTCag GAAGAGTGCAATTCTATCGGTGGCTGTAACACAGGAGATGCTCAGATCACGGGAGGATATGATTTACCCGCTAGAT acGTAATACACACAGTGGGACCACAAAACGGCTCCGCACCGAATCTCCAATCGTGTTACGAAAAGTGTTTCTCCCTACAAAACCAGCATCGGATCACGTCCATTGCTTTTCCTTGCATATCTACGGGTATCTATGGGTTCCCAAATCGTTTAGCGGCTCATATCGCTCTGAGAACAACAAGGAAGTTTCTAGAAGGAAATGACGAGGTGGATAGGGTTATATTCTGCACATTTATGCCGATCGACGTTGATATCTATGAAACACTGATGCAGATGTATTTTCCGGTACACGAGTGGAATTATAACGATGGCGCTGCTGTTTCGGAATTTTAG
- the LOC119836098 gene encoding valine--tRNA ligase, mitochondrial 1: MISKYYLGSCSYQRRFISSTTKVILKENLPSTAYKPEVVEKDKYNKWAKEKLFQGKLNDEKPVFSMVLPPPNVTGKLHLGHALSSTIQDVIARRQRSLGYNVMWLPGTDHAGIATQRVVEKYLQSNQKIDRHTIGREKFTHEVWKWKEKHGNAICDQLRMLGYSLDWSREVFTMDENLSHAVTTAFLNLFQKGLIYRKKGLVNWCTTLKSTVSDIEVDNVAVTEVTDLKLPTYDKPVKFGQIYNFAYKVHDSDLELVVSTTIPESMLGDSAVAVHPEDNRYKHLKGKKLVHPFRETLIPVIFDDFVDMNFGTGAVKITPAHSKLDYDVAKRHNLPLLQVINEDGVMENSGKFNSMRKYDCREVLIKELNDLGLLRAINPHQMTLPICSRTGDVIEYLPKEQWFLSCTLLNERAAQAVEDGHLKIDPEKYKAQWEHWTGDCRDWCISRQLWWGHQIPAYKCSVGKEFVWIAATNETTAKVEASKFLRTLPDDITVKRDSDVLDTWFSSGIYPFAALGWPEHEKSQDYKKFYPLNLMVTGNDILGFWVHRMVMLGLELTDQLPFNNVLLHGVICDSKGAKMSKSRGNVIDPIDVINGISMEKLKDKAVQMHKDGVITKEELKRAISYHKSNFYNTKGIPECGVDALRFTLLSQDVKSNYITFDIHQCFANKLFCNKIWQSIKYMQISFAKLKQIEEEVTRDDLTYFDKWILSRLSEMVEKVNSSMDTNEFHIATKALRSFIYNEFCDVYLEATKPGFDNGNPKIGYGHAHTLSAVLNCSLRSLSPFMIYLTHEIIPKIPAFETNIIHNYNDLEKDYFDFPQTEDYKSWKNEELEKQVEKLLDTISTVRELRGFYGISNKERPGIVVRSENNKLIEDITHNLKIVLNLTKCSDVKFDKDIDKKYISSILDTKTEVFVEIPGNADSLIEAAKSKLEKRIKKMKENVEKYEEQLSSYHYITSVPECAQLRDFEKLKSQKQELKRLERLI, from the exons ATGAtttcgaaatattatttaggaaGCTGCTCTTACCAAAGGCGATTTATATCAAGTACAACTAAAGTTATTCTGAAAGAAAATTTACCTTCAACTGCATACAAACCTGAAGTAGtagaaaaagataaatataacaaatgggCAAAAGAAAAGTTATTTCAAGGGAAATTAAATGACGAAAAACCTGTATTTAGTATGGTACTACCGCCGCCTAACGTGACCGGAAAACTTCATTTAG GACATGCACTATCTAGTACCATTCAAGATGTTATTGCTAGAAGGCAACGATCGTTGGGCTATAATGTAATGTGGTTGCCGGGAACTGATCATGCTGGTATCGCAACACAG AGGGTAGTtgaaaaatatctacaaaGTAATCAAAAAATAGATCGCCACACAATAGGACGTGAAAAATTCACACATGAAGTATGGAAATGGAAGGAAAAACATGGCAATGCTATCTGTGATCAGCTAAGGATGCTTGGCTACTCATTGGATTGGTCTCGTGAAGTGTTTACAATGGACGAAAATCTATCCCACGCCGTGACAActgcatttttaaatctatttcaaaAAGGTTTAATTTATAGGAAAAAAGGTTTAGTCAATTGGTGTACGACTTTGAAATCAACAGTATCTGATATTGAAGTTGACAATGTTGCCGTTACTGAAGTGACAGACTTAAAGTTGCCAACATATGACAAGCCAGTGAAGTTTGGACAGATTTACAATTTCGCTTATAAAGTACATGACAGCGATCTGGAGCTTGTTGTGTCAACGACAATCCCTGAATCAATGTTAGGTGATTCTGCTGTAGCTGTGCATCCTGAAGATAATAG GTACAAGCATCttaaaggtaaaaaattaGTCCATCCATTTAGAGAAACTTTAATACCTGTAATTTTCGATGACTTTGTTGATATGAATTTTGGTACCGGAGCTGTAAAAATAACACCGGCGCATAGCAAACTAGATTACGACGTCGCTAAACGTCACAACTTACCTCTATTGCAAGTAATAAATGAAGACGGTGTAATGGAAAACTCTGGAAAATTCAATTCCATGAGGAAATATGATTGCCGCGAAGTTTTGATAAAAGAACTCAATGATTTAGGCCTCCTTAGAGCTATTAACCCCCATCAAATGACATTACCCATATGCAGTAGAACCGGAGATGTTATCGAATATCTTCCTAAAGAACAATGGTTTCTATCTTGCACGTTATTAAACGAAAGAGCTGCACAGGCTGTAGAAGACGGTCATTTGAAAATTGATCCAGAAAAGTACAAGGCCCAATGGGAACATTGGACAGGAGACTGCAGAGATTGGTGTATATCAAGACAATTGTGGTGGGGACACCAAATACCCGCGTACAAATGTAGCGTTGGCAAAGAATTTGTATGGATAGCCGCGACAAACGAAACGACAGCTAAAGTTGAAGCCTCTAAGTTTTTGAGAACTTTACCTGACGATATTACAGTCAAAAGAGACTCAGATGTGCTAGATACATGGTTTTCCTCGGGCATTTATCCCTTTGCCGCGTTGGGTTGGCCAGAACACGAAAAGAGCCAGGATTACAAAAAGTTCTACCCTCTAAACCTAATGGTTACTGGAAATGATATACTCGGCTTTTGGGTGCATAGAATGGTCATGTTAGGTTTGGAGTTGACTGATCAATTGCCTTTTAACAATGTTCTATTACACGGAGTGATCTGCGATAGCAAAGGGGCGAAAATGTCCAAGAGTAGAGGCAATGTTATAGACCCAATTGATGTTATTAATGGCATATCAATGGAGAAACTTAAAGATAAAGCTGTACAAATGCACAAAGATGGTGTTATTACGAAAGAAGAACTTAAAAGGGCAATATCATACCATAAATCTAACTTTTACAACACAAAAGGTATCCCCGAGTGTGGAGTTGATGCCCTACGCTTTACATTACTGTCCCAAGACGTGAAATCGAATTATATAACATTCGACATTCATCAATGTTTTGCGAACAAATTGTTTTGCAACAAAATCTGGcaaagtattaaatacatgCAGATATCATTCGCGAAACTCAAACAGATTGAGGAAGAGGTTACACGCGAcgatttaacatattttgataaatggaTTCTCAGTAGATTATCTGAAATGGTCGAGAAAGTAAATAGTTCGATGGATACAAATGAGTTTCATATAGCAACCAAAGCGTTGAGGTCATTCATTTATAACGAATTTTGCGACGTTTATTTGGAAGCTACGAAACCTGGTTTCGACAACGGCAATCCTAAGATTGGATACGGGCATGCACATACGTTATCAGCAGTGTTGAATTGTTCTTTGCGATCCTTATCGccatttatgatttatttgacTCACGAAATTATCCCAAAAATACCCGCATTTGAAACTAATATAATTCACAATTATAACGACCTAGAAAAAGATTATTTCGACTTTCCACAAACAGAAGATTACAAATCGTGGAAAAATGAAGAGTTAGAGAAGCAAGTTGAAAAACTCCTAGATACCATTAGCACAGTTCGTGAGCTTCGGGGCTTTTACGGaatatcaaataaagaaagacCAGGAATTGTAGTTAGGAGcgaaaataataagttaattgAAGATATAACACACAATTTAAAGATAGTTTTGAATCTGACAAAATGCAGTGATGTAAAGTTTGACAAAGATATTGATAAGAAATACATTAGTTCTATATTAGACACTAAAACGGAGGTGTTCGTCGAAATACCGGGAAATGCGGATAGTTTAATTGAAGCGGCTAAAAGCAAGTTGGAAAAGCGGATAAAGAAGATGAAAGAAAACGTGGAAAAGTACGAAGAACAACTTTCAAGTTACCATTATATAACTTCTGTGCCCGAATGTGCGCAGCTTCGTGACTTTGAAAAACTTAAATCGCAAAAACAAGAACTGAAAAGGTTGGAAAGACTGATTtag